One genomic window of Candidatus Acidiferrales bacterium includes the following:
- the hfq gene encoding RNA chaperone Hfq, whose amino-acid sequence MPDFRPGIARRPAAPPPASTPAAEKTQTNIQDTFLNAVRKERLTVTLAMNNGEKLSGRIKSFDKYSLILATDAEEQLVFKHAIATVSVARAQAEAAPEQG is encoded by the coding sequence ATGCCTGACTTCAGACCTGGAATAGCCCGTCGGCCGGCGGCACCCCCACCGGCCAGCACGCCGGCAGCGGAAAAAACCCAGACCAATATTCAGGACACCTTCTTGAACGCGGTGCGCAAGGAACGGCTCACTGTCACACTGGCCATGAACAACGGCGAAAAGCTTTCCGGCCGGATCAAGAGTTTTGACAAATACTCGCTGATCCTCGCCACCGACGCCGAGGAACAGCTTGTCTTCAAGCACGCCATTGCCACGGTCAGCGTTGCCCGGGCCCAGGCGGAAGCCGCGCCGGAACAGGGATGA
- the hflX gene encoding GTPase HflX — MRKPQQVQSVERAYLVAVALKRPARVPGYSRNHSEWMDELAELTRSAGGVVVGKSIQSKEAFDPAYLIGRGKLQEIRAEAGALEADLIIFGQNLSPTQQRNLEKEVACRVIDRTQLILDIFARHARSREGQLQIELAQLNYLLPRLTGRGVELSRLGAGIGTRGPGEQKLEKDRRRIRERIRRIKAEIEAVRRQRATRRAARQAVPLGTVALVGYTNAGKSTLFNKLTRAEVYISDQMFATLDPTLRLLELPSRRRFLLSDTVGFIRDLPPGLVAAFRATLEELQEAALLVHVSDLADPHHPEHEAEVQKVLGELGLAGKPCLSVYNKIDLLGPEERGDYETGNGKVYVSALKEIGLERLLQCLDEALVEESPVRITLRLPASDGRTLALLHRYGRVVRKEYHSSGVVVEAEVSPRLAENLRVYSLK; from the coding sequence ATGAGGAAGCCTCAGCAGGTTCAATCGGTCGAACGAGCTTACCTGGTTGCCGTAGCGCTCAAGCGTCCGGCGCGCGTCCCCGGATACAGCCGGAACCATTCGGAGTGGATGGATGAACTGGCGGAACTCACTCGCAGCGCCGGCGGGGTGGTGGTCGGCAAAAGCATCCAGTCCAAGGAAGCGTTCGATCCCGCCTATTTGATTGGTCGCGGCAAGCTCCAGGAAATCCGCGCCGAGGCGGGCGCTCTCGAGGCCGATCTGATTATCTTTGGCCAGAACCTTTCCCCCACCCAGCAGCGCAATTTGGAAAAGGAAGTGGCTTGCCGGGTCATTGATCGCACGCAGTTGATCCTGGACATTTTCGCCCGCCACGCCCGCAGCCGCGAAGGCCAGCTCCAGATCGAGTTGGCCCAGCTCAACTATCTGCTTCCCCGCCTGACCGGCCGCGGCGTGGAACTCTCGCGCCTGGGCGCCGGGATCGGCACGCGAGGCCCGGGCGAACAAAAGCTGGAAAAGGACCGGCGGCGCATCCGCGAGCGCATTCGCCGAATCAAAGCTGAGATCGAAGCGGTTCGCCGGCAAAGGGCCACTCGCCGGGCCGCCCGCCAGGCGGTGCCCCTCGGGACGGTCGCTCTGGTGGGCTATACCAACGCCGGAAAATCTACGCTCTTTAACAAGCTGACCCGCGCGGAAGTGTATATTTCCGACCAGATGTTTGCCACTCTGGACCCGACGCTGCGGCTGCTTGAGCTGCCTTCGCGGCGCCGCTTCTTGCTTTCCGATACCGTGGGATTTATTCGCGATCTCCCGCCTGGGCTGGTCGCGGCCTTCCGGGCGACGCTCGAAGAGCTTCAGGAAGCGGCCCTGCTGGTTCACGTCAGCGATCTGGCCGATCCTCATCATCCCGAGCACGAAGCGGAAGTGCAAAAGGTGCTCGGTGAGCTGGGACTTGCCGGCAAGCCTTGCCTTTCGGTTTACAACAAGATTGACCTGCTGGGCCCGGAAGAGCGGGGAGATTACGAGACGGGAAACGGCAAGGTTTACGTCTCGGCGTTAAAAGAGATCGGCCTTGAGCGGTTGCTCCAGTGCCTGGATGAGGCGCTGGTTGAGGAAAGCCCGGTGCGAATCACGCTACGGCTTCCGGCCAGTGATGGCCGGACGCTCGCGCTCCTTCACCGGTACGGTCGAGTGGTGCGGAAAGAATATCACTCGAGCGGGGTGGTGGTGGAAGCGGAGGTGTCCCCCAGGCTGGCCGAGAATCTGCGCGTTTATTCCCTCAAGTAG
- the amrA gene encoding AmmeMemoRadiSam system protein A, with protein MLSLVKLERHEQRYLLDLARRAILAATQGQELPEEEPSSDVLKRPSGAFVSLHKRGQLRGCIGYILPGKALWQTVRDCALAAAFEDPRFDVVQAEELRELGIEISVLSGFEAIRPEEIRVGTHGLLVTQGAFRGLLLPQVATQYRWNVQQFLEETCLKAGLRPDAWKDSATRIEAFTALVFSESHLAESVPPAK; from the coding sequence ATGCTTAGCCTTGTTAAGTTGGAACGCCACGAGCAGCGGTATTTGCTCGACCTGGCCCGCCGGGCAATCCTGGCTGCAACGCAAGGCCAAGAACTTCCCGAAGAAGAGCCATCCTCCGACGTTCTGAAGCGGCCCTCGGGCGCGTTTGTATCTCTCCACAAGCGCGGCCAGCTGCGCGGCTGCATCGGCTACATCCTTCCCGGCAAAGCCCTGTGGCAGACGGTTCGCGACTGTGCGCTTGCCGCCGCCTTTGAGGACCCTCGCTTTGACGTCGTGCAGGCCGAGGAGTTGCGGGAGCTGGGAATCGAAATCTCCGTCCTGTCCGGATTTGAGGCGATTCGCCCGGAGGAGATTCGGGTGGGCACTCACGGCCTGCTGGTCACCCAGGGCGCTTTTCGTGGGTTGCTGCTGCCCCAGGTGGCGACGCAGTACCGCTGGAATGTGCAGCAATTTTTGGAGGAAACCTGCCTGAAGGCCGGATTGCGCCCCGACGCCTGGAAAGATTCCGCCACCCGCATCGAGGCCTTTACCGCCTTAGTGTTCTCCGAATCTCACCTGGCCGAAAGCGTTCCCCCCGCCAAGTAA
- the pgsA gene encoding CDP-diacylglycerol--glycerol-3-phosphate 3-phosphatidyltransferase, whose amino-acid sequence MNLPNILTISRIFFVPLLVVVLLTRVSNFEIWGVIIILVAAFTDWLDGYLARKREQITTLGMLLDPLADKLLISAAFISLVEMRLVPAWMVVIIVGREFAVLGLRNIASAEGFTIEASELGKTKMVLQVVAISLIIFGSRHPGLQPVGKVALWLVVVIALISAVLYFRKFWRKVDVQVKQRRAGLLILRRRSKKQDVATL is encoded by the coding sequence ATGAACCTGCCGAACATTCTGACCATCTCCCGCATCTTCTTTGTTCCACTGCTGGTGGTCGTGTTGCTGACCAGGGTGAGCAACTTCGAGATCTGGGGAGTGATCATCATTCTGGTGGCTGCATTTACCGATTGGCTCGACGGCTACTTGGCGCGGAAGCGCGAACAGATCACGACCCTGGGCATGTTGCTCGACCCGCTGGCGGACAAGCTCTTGATCTCAGCCGCCTTCATTTCGCTGGTGGAGATGCGGCTGGTGCCGGCCTGGATGGTGGTGATCATCGTTGGCCGGGAATTCGCCGTGCTCGGTTTGCGGAACATTGCTTCCGCGGAAGGCTTTACGATTGAGGCCTCGGAGCTGGGGAAAACAAAGATGGTCTTGCAGGTGGTGGCGATCAGTCTGATTATCTTCGGCTCGAGGCATCCTGGCCTGCAGCCGGTGGGCAAGGTTGCCCTCTGGCTGGTGGTGGTGATCGCGCTCATTTCTGCGGTGCTGTATTTTAGAAAGTTTTGGCGCAAGGTGGACGTGCAGGTAAAGCAGCGCCGCGCCGGCCTGCTGATTCTCCGCCGGCGCAGCAAGAAGCAAGATGTGGCTACTCTGTAA
- the miaA gene encoding tRNA (adenosine(37)-N6)-dimethylallyltransferase MiaA, whose protein sequence is MAIVGPTASGKSALAISLARRLDGEVLACDSTQVYRRFDIGTGKVTPPERSAVPHHLLDLAEPEELFTAGEYRRRAILVLEELRRRGKLAILTAGTGLYLRALLEGLFEGPQRSEELRARLRERSSRFGSSYLHRILKRVDPDSAGRIGPRDAPKIIRALEVRFLAGKPISELFRKGRARLEGFAWLKLGLLPERQALYEKIEQRVEEMLAAGWWAEVQGLLERGYSTDLKPFQFIGYRELADALQGRRTPKEAIRLIKRKSRHYAKRQITWFRKEPGVHWMRDFGGNAETERQALAHVQRWLAALRGEASRRAPSESI, encoded by the coding sequence GTGGCCATCGTCGGACCAACGGCCAGCGGAAAATCGGCGCTTGCCATTTCTCTTGCCCGGCGCCTTGATGGGGAAGTGCTCGCTTGCGACTCCACTCAAGTCTATCGCCGCTTTGACATCGGCACGGGAAAAGTCACGCCACCGGAGCGAAGCGCCGTTCCGCACCACCTGCTCGATTTAGCGGAGCCGGAGGAGCTGTTTACTGCGGGCGAATACCGTCGCCGGGCGATTTTGGTGCTCGAAGAGCTGCGCCGGCGCGGCAAATTGGCGATTCTGACGGCCGGAACAGGGCTCTATCTGAGGGCGCTCCTGGAAGGCCTTTTTGAAGGACCGCAGCGCTCGGAAGAGTTGCGGGCACGCTTGCGCGAACGCTCTTCGCGCTTCGGATCATCTTATCTCCATCGTATCCTTAAGCGCGTTGATCCGGATTCTGCCGGCCGGATTGGTCCGCGAGACGCACCGAAGATCATCCGGGCATTGGAAGTTCGTTTTCTCGCCGGGAAGCCGATTTCCGAATTGTTCCGCAAGGGTCGCGCACGGCTCGAAGGCTTCGCGTGGCTGAAGCTTGGCCTTCTGCCAGAGCGCCAGGCTCTCTATGAGAAGATCGAGCAGCGAGTCGAGGAAATGCTGGCCGCTGGCTGGTGGGCGGAAGTGCAAGGGCTGCTCGAGCGCGGCTACTCGACCGACCTGAAGCCGTTTCAATTCATCGGCTACCGCGAGCTGGCCGATGCGCTTCAAGGCAGGCGGACGCCCAAGGAAGCCATTCGCTTGATCAAGCGCAAAAGCCGCCATTATGCCAAGCGACAAATCACCTGGTTTCGCAAGGAACCTGGAGTACACTGGATGCGCGATTTCGGGGGCAACGCCGAGACCGAGCGGCAGGCTCTCGCGCATGTCCAACGGTGGCTGGCGGCCTTGAGAGGCGAGGCGTCTCGCCGAGCGCCGTCGGAAAGCATATAA
- a CDS encoding shikimate dehydrogenase encodes MRVRSIRSRFGPEPICVVLGAETAAAFSRLLKRAGKQAKILELRLDYLANSEETLRFLDSLRGKRRRARLIATCRSRRAGGRFGGSIQAQLATLQLAAESGCDWVDLEIESAIRIPPPVLQGVVGRAHWILSYHNFKEVPNNVEMIASELVHFPGRDVVKVAARANSFTDWMRLLDLARKRIITVPMGEPGLPGRVLALRAGSPLAYASWDEPRLHRGEQPMAPGQLSYREMSRVYRAHRLDRRTRLYGVIGSPGAAGHSLSPVMQNAAFQARRMNAAYLPFAVDDLARFIEAIPRLGLAGFSVTIPHKETLVRYLDDCDLVAARIGAVNTVVVRGGGQLYGYNTDYVGVLRPLERLITLKKSRVCVLGAGGAARAVVWALKSAGVDVAIVSRRAEKAKKLARAAGAAAIPRSALRHLFFDAIVNATPVGMHPDERACPLARQELNCHVVFDLVYQPRETALLRMARREGKKIVPGWEMLVEQGAAQFEIWTGTRAPVKVMRNAVLEALRREETRR; translated from the coding sequence ATGCGAGTCCGTTCCATCCGTTCCCGCTTTGGCCCGGAACCTATATGCGTGGTGCTGGGGGCAGAGACCGCGGCGGCGTTTTCTCGCCTGCTCAAGCGAGCCGGGAAGCAAGCGAAGATTCTCGAGCTTCGGCTGGACTACCTGGCCAACTCGGAGGAAACCCTCCGTTTCCTCGACAGCCTGCGGGGCAAAAGGCGCCGGGCCAGACTCATTGCCACCTGTCGAAGCCGGCGCGCCGGCGGGCGCTTTGGCGGATCCATTCAGGCGCAACTGGCGACTCTGCAACTCGCCGCTGAATCGGGTTGTGATTGGGTGGACTTGGAGATCGAGAGCGCCATCCGCATCCCGCCGCCCGTCCTCCAGGGTGTCGTGGGCCGCGCCCATTGGATCCTCTCCTACCACAATTTCAAAGAGGTTCCCAACAACGTCGAGATGATCGCTTCCGAACTGGTCCACTTTCCCGGCCGCGACGTTGTGAAAGTGGCCGCCCGGGCAAACTCCTTCACCGACTGGATGCGCTTGCTCGATCTGGCGCGAAAGAGAATCATCACGGTTCCGATGGGCGAACCCGGGCTTCCGGGCAGGGTGCTGGCGTTGCGCGCGGGCTCTCCGCTGGCCTATGCGAGCTGGGACGAGCCTCGATTGCATCGGGGCGAGCAACCCATGGCCCCGGGGCAACTCTCCTACAGGGAAATGAGCCGCGTCTATCGCGCCCACCGGCTCGACCGGCGGACTCGCCTTTACGGCGTGATTGGCTCGCCCGGCGCGGCGGGCCATTCCCTCTCGCCCGTCATGCAGAACGCCGCCTTCCAGGCGCGGCGGATGAACGCCGCCTATTTGCCTTTTGCGGTTGACGATCTCGCTCGGTTCATCGAAGCGATTCCCCGATTGGGGTTGGCCGGGTTCAGTGTCACCATTCCTCACAAAGAGACGTTGGTGCGCTACCTGGACGATTGCGACCTGGTGGCGGCGCGCATCGGCGCGGTCAATACGGTGGTGGTGCGCGGCGGCGGACAGCTCTATGGATACAACACGGACTATGTCGGCGTGCTGCGGCCGCTCGAGCGCTTGATCACGCTCAAGAAGAGTCGCGTTTGCGTGCTGGGGGCCGGCGGAGCGGCTCGGGCGGTGGTCTGGGCGCTGAAATCGGCCGGAGTGGACGTGGCCATTGTGTCGCGCCGAGCCGAAAAGGCAAAGAAGCTGGCGCGCGCCGCCGGCGCTGCCGCCATTCCGCGCTCGGCCCTGCGACACCTCTTTTTTGACGCGATTGTGAACGCCACGCCGGTGGGGATGCATCCCGATGAGCGCGCCTGCCCGCTCGCGCGGCAAGAGTTGAATTGCCACGTCGTCTTCGATCTGGTCTATCAGCCCAGGGAAACAGCCCTTCTGCGGATGGCGCGCCGGGAAGGGAAGAAAATCGTCCCCGGCTGGGAGATGCTCGTCGAACAAGGCGCCGCTCAATTTGAGATCTGGACCGGCACGCGCGCTCCGGTGAAGGTGATGCGCAACGCAGTTCTCGAAGCGCTGCGCCGGGAAGAGACACGCCGATGA